From Cognatishimia activa, one genomic window encodes:
- the dksA gene encoding RNA polymerase-binding protein DksA: MKAEVFLPEDYRPADDEPFMNDRQIEYFRRKLIDWKEELLAGSRDTIEGLQDNTRNIPDIADRASEETDRALELRTRDRQRKLVAKIDSALRRIDEGEYGYCEKTGDPISLKRLDARPIATMTLEAQERHERREKVHRDD; encoded by the coding sequence ATGAAAGCTGAAGTTTTCCTGCCGGAAGATTACCGTCCTGCAGATGACGAACCGTTTATGAACGACCGTCAAATTGAATATTTTCGACGTAAGCTGATTGATTGGAAAGAAGAACTTCTGGCGGGTAGCCGGGATACAATCGAAGGCCTGCAAGACAACACACGCAATATTCCTGACATTGCCGACCGCGCCAGCGAAGAGACCGACCGGGCTCTGGAACTGCGCACTCGCGATCGTCAGCGCAAGCTGGTTGCCAAGATTGATTCTGCTCTGCGCCGGATCGATGAAGGTGAGTACGGCTACTGTGAAAAGACTGGCGACCCGATTTCGCTGAAACGTCTTGATGCACGTCCGATTGCAACCATGACGCTGGAAGCACAGGAACGCCACGAGCGCCGGGAAAAAGTGCACCGCGACGATTGA